In Cicer arietinum cultivar CDC Frontier isolate Library 1 chromosome 1, Cicar.CDCFrontier_v2.0, whole genome shotgun sequence, one DNA window encodes the following:
- the LOC101490316 gene encoding nodulin-26-like codes for MADHSESNGNREMVLNVNGDASNICDNSSIEERVPLLKKLVAEVVGTYLLIFAGCGAVVVNLDKDKVITHPGISIVWGLTVMVLVYSIGHISGAHFNPAVTIAHASTKRFPLKQVPAYVIAQVLGSTLASGTLRLIFNGKENHFSGTLPAGSNLQCFVVEFIITFYLMFVISGVATDNRAIGELAGLAVGSTVLLNVMFAGPITGASMNPARSLGPAIVHNEYRGIWIYIVSTTLGAMAGTWVYNIIRYTNKPVREISKSASFLRGVQNGIAK; via the exons ATGGCTGATCATTCAGAAAGCAATGGAAACCGTGAGATGGTTTTGAATGTAAATGGTGATGCCTCTAATATTTGTGACAACTCAAGCATCGAGGAACGTGTGCCCCTTTTGAAGAAG TTGGTAGCAGAGGTGGTGGGTACATACTTGTTGATATTTGCAGGTTGTGGTGCAGTAGTGGTGAACCTTGACAAAGACAAAGTAATAACACATCCGGGAATTTCAATTGTTTGGGGACTCACTGTTATGGTATTGGTTTACTCTATTGGTCACATCTCTGGTGCTCATTTCAATCCTGCTGTCACTATTGCTCATGCTTCTACCAAAAGATTTCCTCTTAAGCAG GTTCCAGCTTATGTAATAGCTCAAGTACTTGGATCTACACTTGCAAGTGGAACACTTAGACTTATATTCAATGGCAAAGAAAACCATTTTTCAGGAACACTACCCGCTGGGTCTAATCTTCAATGTTTTGTTGTCGaatttataataactttttatcTCATGTTCGTCATTTCTGGAGTTGCCACCGATAATAGAGCG ATTGGCGAGTTGGCTGGACTTGCAGTTGGGTCTACAGTACTGCTAAATGTGATGTTTGCCGG GCCAATCACTGGAGCATCAATGAATCCTGCAAGGAGTTTAGGACCTGCCATTGTTCATAATGAATACAGAGGAATATGGATATACATAGTGTCAACTACTCTTGGAGCTATGGCCGGTACATGGGTCTATAATATCATTAGATATACAAACAAACCGGTGCGTGAAATTAGCAAGAGTGCCTCTTTCCTTAGAGGAGTACAAAATGGCATAGCTAAGTGA
- the LOC101491275 gene encoding 26S proteasome non-ATPase regulatory subunit 14 homolog, whose product MERLQRMFAGAGGTLGHPPPDSPTLDSSEQVYISSLALLKMLKHGRAGVPMEVMGLMLGEFVDEYTVRVVDVFAMPQSGTGVSVEAVDHVFQTNMLDMLKQTGRPEMVVGWYHSHPGFGCWLSGVDINTQQSFEALNQRAVAVVVDPIQSVKGKVVIDAFRLINPQTMMLGQEPRQTTSNLGHLNKPSIQALIHGLNRHYYSIAINYRKNELEEKMLLNLHKKKWTDGLTLRRFDTHSKTNEQTVQEMLSLATKYNKAVQEEDELPPEKLAIANVGRQDAKKHLEEHVSNLMSSNIVQTLGMMLDTVVF is encoded by the exons ATGGAAAGACTTCAACGAATGTTCGCAGGTGCAGGTGGAACGTTAGGGCATCCACCTCCAGATTCCCCAACCCTCGATTCCTCCGAGCAAGTCTACATCTCTTCCCTCGCTCTTCTCAAGATGCTTAAGCACG gaAGGGCTGGGGTACCCATGGAGGTTATGGGTTTGATGCTTGGAGAATTCGTGGATGAATATACTGTTCGTGTTGTTGATGTTTTTGCTATGCCCCAGAGTGGAACTGGTGTTAGTGTTGAAGCTGTTGATCATGTTTTTCAGACTAATATGCTTGATATGCTCAAACAAACTGGacg ACCAGAGATGGTTGTTGGTTGGTACCATTCACATCCTGGATTTGGCTGCTGGTTGTCTGGTGTTGACATCAATACTCAGCAG AGTTTTGAGGCTTTGAATCAGCGAGCAGTCGCTGTAGTTGTGGATCCAATACAAAGTGTTAAAGGAAAAGTGGTTATTGATGCTTTTAGATTGATCAATCCACAGACAATGATGCTTGGACAAGAACCAAGGCAGACAACATCCAATCTGGGACATTTGAATAAACCATCCATTCAA GCATTGATTCATGGGTTGAACCGGCATTATTATTCCATAGCCATCAATTACAGGAAGAATGAACTTGAGGAGAAGATGCTGCTTAATCTTCACAAGAAGAAATGGACTGATGGTTTGACTCTTAGACGTTTTGATACACATTCCAAAACTAATGAACAGACTGTTCAG GAAATGCTGAGCTTAGCTACCAAATACAACAAGGCTGTCCAAGAGGAAGACGAGTTACCCCCTGAGAAGCTTGCAATAGCAAATGTGGGAAGACAAGACGCCAAGAAGCACCTTGAAGAGCATGTGTCAAATTTGATGTCTTCTAACATCGTTCAAACTCTTGGAATGATGCTTGATACTGTTGTCTTCTAG
- the LOC101490962 gene encoding seipin-2, with translation MDPLPSIHQHENDDVFTDALHHSSAEEPPEASSSASTLTDSKPIFPEPRDSHSNQSSPATTLRRRSIRLGSKQPSYSSTDIDSINVTRRSFKNHPRYKNLKQDENSTAKPYSDEPHQVNALPASIPATEVNNEESTATTAMNDDSAGDSADSALRLGDSSFLELIAGLVIKALGFQIKLIFMFITYPLQFTFRSCLFFMDPFGTTKMGKDIFVLVLCNIWSIVIGYIKPYVRKWFKGNESIWSVMFRFGLGFLWAIYVCCMLIGLLVSSFVFSGFLMKCFVEKPIQIKESLNFDYTKLSPVAYVPIISCDGVVSGKDSGKLMMGERVIPSKHKVQVTVSLRVPESGYNRNLGVFQARVDFLLFNGKSIASLSQPCMLRFRSEPIRLIMTFLKIAPLVTGYTSETQILNVKMIGFVEGNIPTSCLKVTLEQRPEYQPGAGIPEIYDASLVVESQLPFLKRIIWHWKMSIFIWITMIAFFTELIFVLVCCRPTIIPRTRHRVASARGPATLNSLQALSQSRDF, from the exons ATGGACCCATTGCCATCGATCCATCAACATGAAAACGACGACGTTTTCACCGACGCGCTTCACCACTCTTCCGCCGAGGAACCGCCGGAAGCTTCTTCCTCCGCTTCAACGCTTACTGATTCTAAACCCATCTTCCCCGAACCCCGTGATTCGCATTCCAACCAATCCTCTCCGGCGACCACACTTCGGCGCCGGTCAATTCGTCTCGGAAGTAAGCAACCTTCATATTCCAGCACCGATATTGATTCGATTAATGTCACGAGAAGGAGCTTCAAAAATCATCCAAGGTATAAGAATCTCAAGCAAGATGAAAATTCCACAGCGAAACCCTATTCGGATGAACCGCATCAAGTTAACGCTTTACCAGCTTCGATTCCCGCCACGGAAGTAAACAACGAGGAATCTACCGCAACTACAGCTATGAATGATGATTCAGCTGGCGATTCCGCTGACTCAGCACTTCGACTTGGTGACTCGAGTTTTCTCGAATTGATAGCAGGGTTGGTTATTAAAGCATTAGGGTTTCAAATCaagttaatatttatgtttataactTATCCATTGCAATTCACATTTCGttcttgtttgtttttcatGGATCCTTTTGGGACAACGAAAATGGGGAAAGATATTTTCGTTTTGGTTTTGTGCAATATATGGAGTATTGTGATTGGATATATTAAACCCTATGTTAGGAAATGGTTTAAGGGGAATGAATCAATTTGGAGTGTAATGTTTAGGTTTGGATTGGGATTTTTGTGGGCAATTTATGTTTGTTGTATGTTGATTGGTTTGTTAGTTTCGTCGTTTGTGTTTAGTGGGTTTTTGATGAAGTGTTTTGTGGAGAAACCAATTCAGATTAAGGaaagtttgaattttgattatACAAAGCTCAGTCCAGTGGCTTATGTTCCTATAATATCATGTGATGGTGTTGTCAGTGGGAAAGATTCTGGGAAGTTGATGATGGGTGAAAGAGTTATACCTTCTAAACACAAAGTACAAGTTACTGTTTCATTGAGAGTGCCCGAGTCAGGATACAACAGAAATCTTGGGGTTTTTCAG GCTAGGGTGGATTTTCTGTTGTTTAATGGTAAATCTATTGCAAGCCTGAGTCAACCTTGCATGTTAAGATTCAGAAGCGAGCCTATCCGCCTAATCATGACTTTTCTCAAGATTGCTCCTCTTGTTACTGGCTATACGTCCGAAACCCAGATTCTGAATGTCAAGATGATAGGTTTCGTTGAAGGCAATATTCCAACTTCGTGCTTAAAAGTGACACTTGAACAACGACCAGAATATCAACCTGGTGCTGGCATTCCTGAAATATATGATGCATCTCTTGTTGTTGAGTCCCAACTTCCTTTTCTTAAAAGGATCATTTGGCATTGGAAGATGAGTATATTTATATGGATCACAATGATAGCATTCTTCACAGAATTGATTTTTGTTCTAGTGTGTTGTAGGCCTACTATAATTCCAAGAACACGGCATAGGGTTGCATCTGCTCGCGGTCCTGCAACCTTGAACAGTCTTCAGGCACTATCACAAAGTCGAGACTTCTGA
- the LOC113783885 gene encoding aquaporin NIP1-2-like, which yields MGDISATNDVVLNVDANDSIIEDSVPLLQKLVAEVVGTFMLIFVGCGVVVTNLNNDNVVTLPGVAIVWGLAVMVLAYSLGHVSGAHFNPAVTIAQASTKRFPVQQIPTYIIAQLFGSILASVVLKVIFSDKENRFVGTLPAGSNLQAFVVEFLITFLLMFVISGVGTDNRAVNELAALAVGSTVLLVVLFAGPITGASMNPARSLGPAIVHHEYRGIWIYLVSPILGALAGTLTYTFIRYTK from the exons ATGGGTGATATTTCAGCTACCAATGATGTGGTTTTAAATGTTGATGCCAATGACTCAATCATTGAAGATAGTGTTCCTCTTTTGCAGAAG TTGGTAGCAGAGGTGGTGGGAACATTCATGTTGATATTTGTTGGTTGTGGTGTAGTGGTGACGAACCTTAACAATGATAATGTAGTGACACTTCCTGGTGTTGCAATTGTTTGGGGACTTGCTGTTATGGTATTGGCCTATTCTCTCGGTCACGTCTCTGGTGCTCATTTCAATCCTGCTGTCACCATTGCTCAGGCTTCCACCAAAAGATTTCCTGTCCAACAG ATACCAACTTATATAATTGCTCAGCTCTTTGGATCAATACTTGCAAGTGTTGTTCTTAAAGTTATATTCAGTGACAAGGAAAATCGTTTTGTAGGAACACTTCCAGCTGGTTCTAACCTCCAAGCTTTTGTGGTCGAATTTCTAATCACTTTCTTACTTATGTTCGTTATTTCTGGAGTTGGCACTGATAACAGAGCG GTTAATGAATTGGCTGCACTTGCAGTTGGATCTACAGTGCTACTAGTTGTGTTGTTTGCTGG GCCAATCACAGGAGCATCAATGAATCCAGCAAGAAGCTTAGGGCCAGCTATTGTGCACCATGAATATAGAGGAATATGGATATATTTGGTGTCACCTATTCTAGGAGCTTTGGCCGGTACATTGACATATACTTTCATTAGATACACAAAGTGA
- the LOC101490635 gene encoding nodulin-26-like — MDDNSESNEIHHEVVLNVNGDASKNCDESGFKDSVPLLKKLVAEVVGTYLMIFAGCAAVLVNLNNDHVVTLPGIAVTWGFTVMVLIYSLGHISGAHFNPAVTIAHASTKTFPLKQVPAYIIAQVLGSILASGTLKLIFNGKDGHFIGTLPTGSNLQAFVIEFICTFFLMFVITAVATDDRAIGELTGIAVGCTILIDILFAGPITGASMNPARSLGPAVVDHEYRGLWIYLISPILGALIGTWTYNFIRHKNKPMCDELTKIVPTKIVPFFRSSRM; from the exons ATGGATGATAATTCAGAAAGCAATGAAATTCATCATGAGGTGGTTTTAAATGTAAACGGTGATGCATCCAAAAATTGTGATGAGTCAGGTTTCAAAGACTCTGTGCCCCTTTTGAAGAAG ttgGTAGCAGAAGTGGTGGGAACATACTTGATGATATTTGCCGGATGTGCTGCTGTTTTGGTTAATCTTAACAATGATCATGTAGTGACACTTCCTGGAATCGCAGTTACTTGGGGATTCACTGTTATGGTATTAATTTATTCTCTTGGTCACATCTCTGGTGCTCATTTCAACCCTGCTGTTACCATTGCTCATGCTTCCACTAAAACATTTCCCTTAAAGCAG GTACCGGCATATATTATAGCTCAGGTCCTTGGATCCATACTAGCAAGTGGAACGCTCAAACTTATATTTAATGGCAAAGATGGTCATTTTATCGGAACACTCCCAACTGGTTCTAACCTCCAAGCTTTTGTAATCGAGTTCATATGCACTTTCTTCCTTATGTTTGTTATTACTGCAGTAGCCACCGATGACAGAGCG ATTGGTGAGTTGACCGGGATTGCAGTTGGGTGTACAATATTGATAGATATATTGTTTGCAGG aCCAATCACGGGAGCTTCGATGAATCCGGCAAGGAGCTTAGGACCTGCTGTTGTGGATCATGAGTATAGAGGACTATGGATATATTTGATTTCACCCATTCTGGGAGCTTTGATAGGCACATGGACTTACAATTTCATTAGGCACAAGAACAAACCAATGTGTGATGAGCTCACCAAGATTGTCCCTACCAAGATTGTCCCTTTCTTCAGGAGCAGCAGGATGTAA